Proteins from a single region of Murdochiella vaginalis:
- a CDS encoding DUF422 domain-containing protein: protein MNWIQSFELLCYAITLVFFMDLLQNNKRNEFFLFLSAAFAGFALELLAVRLTGIYHYSRDFFIQIGPEPYQFPFFGGLMWGTLAVCSLRIAQKFSLSKVRTALLSGWLIVSFDLLLDVAAIRLNGGFWVWDGRPITLEMNHHLFMSVIWVNFLGYLFETPTVVYLWLAQQEKGEKNLLRALGNAIWIGLAGVGVVGLASAVSLWLDQWSDEWFSFLAFAIIWIAVFIRIILYLVRHRKNIAWETKKDKALLFTWGTLYSYCLAALIELQILQEIPLYALFAISMLGLTLLLSMIRIEQTQEAL, encoded by the coding sequence ATGAATTGGATTCAATCATTCGAGCTTCTTTGCTACGCAATTACCCTTGTGTTTTTCATGGATCTGCTTCAAAACAACAAAAGGAATGAGTTTTTTCTATTTTTATCCGCTGCTTTTGCGGGTTTTGCGTTGGAGCTTTTGGCGGTCCGCCTTACCGGAATTTATCATTATAGTCGTGATTTTTTCATTCAGATCGGCCCGGAACCATATCAGTTTCCTTTCTTTGGAGGGCTGATGTGGGGCACTCTGGCGGTATGCTCCTTGCGGATCGCACAGAAATTTTCCTTATCGAAAGTAAGGACCGCTCTCTTATCCGGCTGGCTGATTGTTTCGTTTGACCTTCTTTTAGATGTTGCGGCGATTCGCCTTAACGGCGGCTTTTGGGTTTGGGATGGCCGGCCCATAACATTAGAAATGAACCACCATCTGTTCATGAGTGTGATCTGGGTTAATTTTCTTGGCTATCTTTTTGAAACTCCCACCGTTGTTTACCTATGGCTTGCTCAACAGGAAAAAGGTGAAAAAAACCTCTTGCGCGCATTGGGCAACGCCATATGGATTGGCTTGGCAGGCGTTGGCGTAGTAGGCCTCGCCTCTGCTGTTTCTTTATGGCTGGATCAGTGGAGTGATGAGTGGTTTAGCTTTCTGGCGTTTGCAATCATTTGGATTGCTGTGTTTATCCGTATCATCCTCTACTTGGTGCGTCACAGAAAAAACATTGCATGGGAAACGAAAAAAGATAAAGCCTTGCTATTCACGTGGGGAACTCTTTATTCCTATTGCTTGGCGGCATTGATCGAGCTCCAAATACTGCAGGAAATTCCTTTATATGCGCTCTTTGCGATATCCATGCTGGGGCTGACCTTGCTATTAAGTATGATTCGTATTGAACAAACGCAAGAAGCACTCTAG
- a CDS encoding LCP family protein, translating into MNPYNKEEDPRARGSRGPEKRRRFPDDAYEQESTEDTMPLTVADVRRAMRADQAARQARNAEEANEGYRYRPTSANVPNEGKPRKKKSCLGRLFRLFLLLLVVSTIALAIYLFLWDQEKEALPVPAADEGNTLAPIQDDLLVLLAGVDDTGSGQPQRTDTLLLLRFAFKEGRLIGLSIPRDSRVYVKGELDKINHAHAYGGIELTMKTIRDFLGVDLDYYVEVDYETVKAVVDAAGGVRYDVPEKAAPVPGEIHRVGDHVLDGPEALSFLRHRQGYRNGDLDRVKAQQAFIRETAKQVVSPLRFYRYPLVLHAFRTNAKTNLPALPLLPKAPGVLLSGLSNMELHTVPGDGQMIDGVSYYVVDSEDTEELVNELFAPFVF; encoded by the coding sequence ATGAATCCCTATAATAAGGAAGAAGATCCGCGCGCACGTGGTTCGCGTGGCCCAGAAAAACGCCGTCGTTTTCCGGATGATGCATATGAACAGGAATCGACCGAGGATACGATGCCTTTGACGGTGGCAGATGTGCGACGGGCGATGCGCGCCGACCAAGCTGCGCGCCAGGCACGAAACGCCGAAGAAGCGAACGAGGGCTATCGGTATCGCCCTACTTCGGCAAATGTGCCGAATGAGGGAAAGCCCCGTAAAAAGAAGAGCTGTTTGGGCCGCTTGTTTCGTCTTTTTCTACTTCTTCTTGTTGTCTCTACGATCGCGCTTGCAATCTATCTGTTTCTTTGGGATCAGGAAAAGGAAGCCTTGCCGGTACCGGCGGCGGACGAAGGCAATACCTTGGCTCCCATTCAGGATGACCTTCTTGTTCTGCTGGCCGGCGTAGATGATACCGGCAGTGGACAGCCTCAGCGAACGGATACACTTTTGCTGTTGCGTTTTGCGTTTAAGGAGGGACGCCTGATCGGCTTGTCCATTCCTCGCGATTCGCGCGTTTATGTGAAAGGCGAGCTTGATAAGATCAATCATGCGCATGCGTATGGCGGCATAGAGCTTACCATGAAAACCATTCGGGATTTTCTGGGCGTCGACCTGGATTACTATGTTGAGGTGGACTATGAGACGGTGAAGGCCGTCGTGGATGCGGCTGGCGGCGTGCGTTATGACGTTCCGGAAAAGGCGGCGCCGGTTCCCGGGGAGATACATCGCGTGGGCGACCATGTGCTGGACGGCCCGGAAGCGCTCAGTTTTTTGCGCCATCGTCAAGGCTATCGCAATGGAGACCTGGATCGCGTAAAAGCACAGCAGGCCTTTATTCGGGAAACGGCCAAGCAAGTGGTATCTCCGCTGCGTTTCTATCGCTATCCATTGGTATTGCACGCTTTCCGCACGAATGCCAAGACGAACCTTCCGGCGCTTCCCTTATTGCCGAAAGCTCCGGGCGTGCTGCTTTCGGGTTTATCGAATATGGAGCTGCATACCGTTCCGGGCGACGGGCAAATGATTGATGGTGTAAGCTACTATGTCGTGGACAGCGAAGACACCGAGGAGTTGGTCAATGAATTATTTGCTCCGTTTGTCTTCTAG
- the whiA gene encoding DNA-binding protein WhiA, whose amino-acid sequence MSFSYDTKSECARLPVHSKIEALLELSAMARLNAAMVINRDGHHLRFFSEHPEVISCVANLSRFLLQTEGEIRSQQDERLQKKPVYYMDLPEKKTETLLEQSGVDLFGHATQSREAIFGRLRVEANACAYLRGAFLAAGSVVDPEKSYHLEVVTKNAWDGEILEHVFRTLSLPAKQTKRGAFTVYYFKDSEAISDMMIAMGASASMLALENVKIKKELKNEINRKSNAETANLDKQYQAALEQIRAIHCIDEKRGLESLSESLRAVAQARLEHPMANLRQLGEQLNPPLSKSGVMHRMRRLLEEASMLEEK is encoded by the coding sequence ATGAGTTTTTCCTACGATACAAAAAGTGAATGCGCACGTTTACCCGTGCATTCCAAAATAGAAGCTCTGTTGGAGCTTTCCGCCATGGCGCGGCTGAACGCCGCCATGGTCATCAATCGCGATGGACATCATCTCCGTTTTTTTTCCGAGCATCCCGAGGTGATCAGCTGTGTAGCCAACCTGTCGCGTTTTTTATTGCAAACGGAAGGCGAAATTCGTTCGCAGCAGGATGAGCGGCTGCAAAAGAAGCCCGTCTATTATATGGATCTTCCGGAAAAAAAAACGGAGACGCTTTTAGAGCAAAGCGGGGTGGACCTTTTCGGCCATGCGACACAAAGTCGCGAGGCCATATTCGGACGCCTTCGCGTAGAGGCAAATGCCTGTGCGTATCTGCGCGGCGCCTTCTTGGCTGCGGGCTCGGTGGTGGATCCGGAAAAGTCCTATCATTTGGAAGTGGTCACAAAAAACGCTTGGGATGGCGAAATTCTGGAACACGTTTTTCGTACGCTTTCGCTTCCTGCCAAGCAAACCAAGCGTGGCGCATTTACGGTATACTATTTCAAAGATTCCGAGGCAATTTCCGATATGATGATTGCGATGGGCGCTTCGGCGTCCATGCTGGCATTGGAAAATGTCAAAATCAAAAAAGAGTTAAAAAATGAAATCAACCGCAAATCCAATGCGGAAACCGCCAATCTGGACAAACAGTATCAGGCGGCGCTGGAACAAATTCGCGCTATTCACTGTATTGATGAAAAACGCGGATTAGAAAGTCTGTCGGAATCCTTACGTGCTGTAGCACAAGCGCGGCTTGAGCACCCCATGGCAAATCTCAGACAACTGGGAGAGCAGTTGAATCCGCCTTTAAGCAAGTCCGGCGTTATGCATCGCATGCGTCGCCTGCTGGAAGAGGCATCGATGTTGGAGGAAAAATGA
- a CDS encoding NUDIX hydrolase: MKETSAGGVIVKGKEVLVLRKFRGDWVLPKGRIEAGETLEETALREVNEESGLTCRVGKYIGFVRYNYAKPNGIEVHKTVHYYTMTAEGGTMKPQREEGFCDSAFMPWRKAVKLLRHDSERNMVRQAFTGVAASPKKDPFSPEKKL, from the coding sequence ATGAAAGAAACCAGCGCCGGTGGCGTCATCGTCAAAGGAAAAGAAGTGCTTGTCCTGCGTAAATTTCGTGGAGACTGGGTGCTGCCAAAAGGACGCATCGAGGCTGGCGAAACGCTGGAAGAAACGGCATTGCGCGAAGTGAATGAAGAAAGCGGTCTCACTTGTCGCGTGGGCAAGTACATCGGCTTTGTGCGATATAACTATGCGAAACCGAACGGTATAGAAGTACACAAGACCGTTCATTATTATACGATGACGGCAGAGGGTGGAACGATGAAGCCGCAGCGAGAAGAGGGCTTTTGCGATTCGGCATTCATGCCCTGGAGAAAAGCGGTAAAACTGCTTCGCCACGACTCCGAGCGCAACATGGTGCGCCAAGCCTTTACAGGTGTTGCGGCCTCTCCCAAAAAGGACCCATTCTCTCCGGAGAAGAAATTATGA
- the rapZ gene encoding RNase adapter RapZ, whose protein sequence is MKMVIVTGMSGAGKSSALRLFEDMGYYCMDNIPPRLINNFLDLTRSASKPMNRIALGVDIRGGAFFEDLQSTVEALKKEKDLDVTTLFLTASDETLVRRYKELRRPHPMDKAGNIFDGIQREKNFLEHLLQSSDVVIDTTDKTLGELKEQIDLLFLPQGEKPALLISVMSFGYKHGIVLDADLVFDVRFVNNPFYIPELRHQTGLEEPLRDYVMQFPETERFLAKTLDLLSFLIPLYIREGKRTLTIALGCTGGRHRSVVMAEILAQRLGERYPGVSVSHRDRRYWKDSAQKGGAR, encoded by the coding sequence ATGAAAATGGTTATTGTCACAGGCATGAGCGGTGCGGGAAAGAGTTCTGCATTGCGTTTGTTTGAGGACATGGGATACTATTGCATGGATAATATTCCGCCGCGCTTGATCAATAATTTTCTGGATTTGACCAGAAGTGCTTCGAAGCCCATGAATCGCATCGCTTTAGGCGTGGATATCCGTGGCGGTGCCTTTTTTGAGGATTTGCAGTCCACCGTGGAAGCCCTGAAAAAAGAAAAAGATCTGGATGTGACCACCCTGTTTCTGACCGCCTCGGACGAAACTCTGGTGCGTCGCTATAAGGAATTGCGTCGTCCGCACCCCATGGACAAAGCGGGCAATATATTTGACGGTATTCAACGAGAGAAGAACTTCCTGGAGCATCTGCTGCAGTCGTCGGATGTGGTGATAGACACCACGGATAAGACCTTGGGCGAATTAAAGGAACAAATTGATCTTCTGTTTTTGCCGCAAGGAGAGAAACCGGCGCTTCTGATCTCCGTCATGTCTTTCGGCTATAAACACGGCATCGTATTGGATGCCGACTTGGTCTTTGATGTACGCTTTGTCAACAATCCGTTTTACATTCCGGAGTTGCGCCATCAGACGGGTTTAGAGGAACCCTTGCGCGATTATGTAATGCAATTCCCCGAAACCGAGCGTTTCTTAGCAAAAACGCTGGATTTACTTTCTTTTCTGATCCCTCTTTACATACGGGAAGGAAAGCGGACGCTGACCATCGCTTTAGGATGCACGGGCGGTCGCCATCGCTCTGTCGTCATGGCGGAGATACTGGCCCAAAGGCTGGGCGAACGATATCCGGGCGTGAGTGTTTCGCATCGCGATCGCCGCTATTGGAAAGATTCTGCACAGAAAGGAGGGGCACGATGA
- the murB gene encoding UDP-N-acetylmuramate dehydrogenase, whose product MINTNQRTELHSGAYGMVTENVRLSSLTTFHLGGPCDLLIEVTSEKEALRTIRYLRSNDIPFMILGNGSNLLVRDGGLDGVVVKMGTAFSDVTVNGNVVTAQAGAALAKVAQASFQAGLTGMEALAGIPGTVGGGVIMNAGAYEREMKNVVSSLHAINQNNALCTLTREEMNMGYRTSRMMQEGMVVTEVTFTLEPGNPEAIRAKAEEYALRRRTKQPLDKYSAGSTFKRPQGHFAGALIEQAGLRGYAIRGAQVSEKHCGFLINNGEAKAADVLELIAYVQDTVKKQSGVDLEPEVRIIGKE is encoded by the coding sequence ATGATCAACACGAATCAGCGTACGGAACTGCATTCAGGAGCGTATGGCATGGTCACGGAAAACGTGCGCCTGTCTTCGCTGACCACATTTCATTTGGGCGGTCCGTGCGATCTGTTAATCGAGGTGACTTCCGAGAAAGAAGCGTTGCGTACCATCCGATATTTGCGAAGCAATGACATTCCTTTTATGATCCTTGGCAACGGATCGAATCTGTTGGTGCGCGATGGCGGGCTGGATGGTGTGGTGGTCAAGATGGGCACGGCATTTTCCGATGTGACAGTGAATGGTAACGTAGTTACGGCGCAGGCCGGCGCGGCGCTGGCAAAAGTGGCACAGGCAAGTTTTCAGGCGGGCCTTACCGGTATGGAAGCTCTTGCCGGTATCCCTGGCACGGTGGGCGGCGGCGTGATCATGAATGCGGGCGCGTATGAACGCGAAATGAAGAATGTGGTTTCTTCCCTTCATGCCATCAATCAAAACAATGCATTATGCACGTTGACACGCGAAGAGATGAATATGGGCTATCGTACCTCGCGCATGATGCAGGAGGGGATGGTCGTTACCGAGGTTACCTTTACGCTCGAGCCCGGAAACCCGGAGGCCATTCGCGCGAAAGCGGAAGAATATGCCCTGCGTCGCCGCACGAAGCAACCGTTGGATAAGTATTCTGCAGGATCGACGTTTAAGCGACCGCAAGGGCATTTCGCAGGCGCCCTGATTGAACAGGCGGGACTGCGGGGCTATGCTATTCGTGGGGCACAGGTTTCGGAAAAGCATTGCGGGTTTCTCATCAATAATGGCGAAGCGAAAGCAGCAGATGTGTTGGAGCTGATCGCATATGTGCAGGATACAGTGAAAAAACAATCCGGCGTGGACTTGGAGCCGGAAGTGCGTATTATCGGCAAAGAATAA
- the nifJ gene encoding pyruvate:ferredoxin (flavodoxin) oxidoreductase, protein MVQKFKTMDGNEAAAYVSYAFTEVATIYPITPSSPMPEHVDTWAANGMNNIFGKPVHVVEMQSEAGAAGAVHGSLAAGALTSTYTASQGLLLMIPDMYKIAGENLPGVFHVAARAVASHALSIYGDHSDINSARMTGFAFLCSSSVQEVMDLGAVAHLSAIEGSLPFCHFFDGFRTSHEINKVAVWDFKDLDEMVDHKAIQAFRDRSMNPNRPKTMGTAQSPDIFFQNLEASNRFYEDIIPIVEKNMAKVSEKTGRSYHLFDYYGDPEAENVVVLMGSACEAMEEVIDAEAEKGNKLGMVKVRLYRPFSRKHFLEALPKNVKKIAVLDRTKEKGALGEPLYMDVCAALYDADIHPLVVGGRYGMGSKDTIPTHLLAVFRNLEKDEPKNHFTISIEDDVTNLSLDQSEVLHIREEGTTRCKFWGFGSDGTVGANKQAIKIIGDNTDQNAQGYFFYDSKKSGGLTISHLRFGKNKIRSTYLLDEADFVSCSKQAYVHQYDLLRGLKKGGVFLLNCTWSKEELDSHLPGQMKRYLAQNDIQFYIINASKLAQDIGLGNRTNMIVQSAFFKLSGVLPVEEAVAHLKDSIVKAYGHKGEDIVNMNNKAVDLGIEALEKVDIPAAWANAEDEVVDLSGTPDFFKKVVRPMLRNEGDDLPVSAFVGREDGHWDAGTAQYEKRGIALYVPEWQIDNCIQCNQCAYVCPHAVIRPFLLNEDDQKNAPEGFVSKKAIGKGMEGLNFRIQVSQLDCTGCGNCADVCPAKTKALIMKPFEEQYEAQKGFWEYAHEKVGYKEDVMPDTTVKGSQFKQSLLEFSGACAGCGETPYARLLTQLFGDRMLIANATGCSSIWGASAPSTPYTVDANGCGPTWGNSLFEDAAEYGYGMLLATESNRDLVETKMKQFLDLKIDSPLNDLFHAWMEGKGDYRASKAATADILEVAKAGVNNAEGQKLLDEIVDLKDYMTKKSQWIFGGDGWAFDIGYGGLDHVLASGKDVNVLVMNTEVYSNTGGQSSKATPLAAIAQFAASGKRIKSKDLGLMQSTYGYVYVAQIAMGANQNQTIKALREAEAYDGPSLIIAYAPCINHGIRIGMGKSQEREKQAVEAGYWHLWRYNPLLAQEGKNPFQLDSKEPTADFQEFLMGEVRYSSLKRNFPKAANELYVAAEQAAKERYENYKRLAAIEY, encoded by the coding sequence ATGGTCCAAAAATTCAAAACAATGGATGGCAACGAAGCTGCTGCTTACGTTTCGTACGCGTTTACGGAAGTGGCAACGATCTATCCGATCACCCCTTCGTCCCCGATGCCGGAGCACGTCGACACCTGGGCGGCTAACGGGATGAACAACATTTTCGGCAAACCGGTGCATGTGGTGGAGATGCAATCCGAAGCCGGCGCGGCGGGGGCCGTGCATGGCTCGCTTGCCGCCGGGGCGCTGACGAGCACCTACACGGCGTCACAGGGCTTATTGCTCATGATTCCGGATATGTACAAGATCGCCGGTGAGAATTTGCCGGGCGTCTTCCATGTGGCGGCACGTGCTGTGGCCAGCCATGCGCTCTCCATTTACGGAGATCATTCCGACATCAACTCGGCGCGTATGACAGGCTTTGCGTTCCTTTGCTCCAGCTCGGTACAGGAAGTTATGGATCTGGGTGCGGTAGCGCATTTGAGTGCCATTGAAGGTTCTTTGCCGTTCTGCCATTTCTTTGATGGCTTCCGTACGTCGCACGAAATTAACAAAGTTGCGGTTTGGGACTTCAAAGACCTGGATGAAATGGTGGATCACAAAGCGATTCAGGCGTTCCGTGACCGTTCGATGAATCCGAATCGTCCCAAGACGATGGGGACTGCGCAGTCTCCGGATATTTTCTTCCAGAATCTGGAAGCCTCGAACCGTTTCTATGAAGACATTATCCCCATTGTGGAAAAGAATATGGCTAAGGTCTCCGAAAAGACCGGCCGTTCCTATCATCTGTTTGATTACTACGGCGATCCCGAAGCGGAAAACGTCGTGGTGCTCATGGGATCTGCCTGCGAGGCTATGGAAGAGGTCATTGATGCCGAGGCCGAAAAGGGCAATAAGCTTGGCATGGTGAAGGTACGCCTCTATCGTCCGTTCAGCCGCAAGCACTTCCTTGAAGCGCTCCCGAAGAACGTGAAGAAGATTGCCGTTCTGGACCGCACGAAGGAAAAAGGCGCTCTGGGCGAACCGCTCTACATGGATGTCTGCGCGGCGCTTTACGATGCGGATATTCATCCGCTGGTCGTCGGCGGACGCTACGGCATGGGTTCCAAGGATACCATTCCGACGCATCTTCTGGCCGTATTCCGCAACCTGGAAAAAGACGAGCCCAAGAATCACTTCACCATTTCGATTGAAGATGACGTGACCAATCTCTCGTTGGATCAATCGGAAGTGCTGCACATTCGTGAAGAGGGAACGACCCGTTGCAAGTTCTGGGGTTTCGGTTCCGACGGTACGGTCGGCGCGAACAAACAGGCGATCAAGATTATCGGCGATAACACCGATCAGAATGCGCAGGGCTATTTCTTCTACGATTCGAAGAAATCCGGCGGTTTGACCATTTCCCATCTGCGTTTCGGCAAGAACAAGATTCGTTCCACCTATCTCTTGGATGAAGCGGATTTCGTTTCCTGCTCGAAGCAGGCGTATGTCCATCAATATGATCTGTTACGCGGCCTAAAAAAAGGTGGCGTGTTCCTGCTGAACTGCACATGGTCGAAGGAAGAGCTGGATTCGCATCTGCCGGGACAGATGAAGCGCTATCTGGCTCAAAACGATATTCAGTTCTACATTATTAATGCCTCCAAGCTGGCACAGGATATCGGTCTGGGCAACCGTACGAACATGATTGTTCAATCGGCGTTCTTCAAGCTGTCCGGCGTACTTCCCGTTGAGGAAGCGGTGGCACATTTGAAGGATTCCATCGTGAAAGCCTATGGCCACAAGGGCGAAGACATTGTGAACATGAATAACAAGGCGGTTGACCTTGGAATCGAAGCGCTTGAGAAGGTGGACATTCCGGCCGCATGGGCCAATGCAGAGGACGAGGTCGTGGATCTTTCGGGAACGCCCGACTTCTTTAAGAAAGTGGTGCGCCCGATGCTTCGCAACGAAGGCGACGATCTTCCGGTATCGGCGTTTGTCGGCCGTGAGGACGGACACTGGGATGCCGGCACTGCTCAATACGAGAAGCGCGGCATTGCCCTCTATGTTCCGGAATGGCAGATTGACAACTGCATTCAGTGTAACCAGTGTGCGTATGTTTGCCCGCACGCGGTTATTCGTCCGTTCCTGCTAAATGAAGATGACCAGAAGAATGCGCCGGAAGGCTTTGTTTCCAAGAAAGCCATCGGCAAGGGAATGGAAGGACTCAATTTCCGTATTCAGGTTTCGCAGCTGGACTGCACGGGCTGCGGAAACTGTGCAGATGTCTGCCCGGCCAAGACCAAGGCGCTCATCATGAAACCGTTCGAAGAGCAATATGAAGCACAGAAGGGCTTCTGGGAATATGCGCATGAGAAGGTTGGCTATAAAGAAGATGTCATGCCGGATACGACGGTTAAAGGCTCGCAGTTCAAGCAATCCTTGCTGGAATTCTCCGGCGCCTGCGCAGGCTGCGGCGAAACGCCGTATGCACGTCTTTTGACACAGCTCTTCGGCGATCGCATGCTCATCGCGAACGCCACCGGCTGCTCCTCCATTTGGGGCGCTTCGGCACCGTCTACGCCGTACACGGTCGATGCCAACGGCTGTGGCCCGACGTGGGGTAACTCGCTCTTTGAAGATGCTGCAGAATATGGCTATGGCATGTTGCTGGCGACGGAATCCAACCGTGACCTGGTGGAGACCAAGATGAAGCAATTCCTGGACCTCAAGATCGATTCGCCACTGAACGACTTGTTCCATGCCTGGATGGAAGGCAAGGGCGACTATCGTGCCTCCAAAGCCGCTACGGCGGACATTTTGGAAGTGGCCAAGGCGGGCGTCAACAATGCCGAAGGACAAAAACTCCTCGACGAAATTGTCGACCTGAAAGATTACATGACCAAGAAGTCCCAGTGGATCTTCGGCGGTGATGGTTGGGCCTTTGATATCGGATACGGCGGATTGGATCACGTTCTTGCTTCGGGCAAGGATGTCAACGTCCTCGTTATGAACACCGAGGTCTACTCCAACACCGGCGGTCAGTCCTCAAAGGCGACGCCGCTCGCTGCGATTGCGCAGTTTGCCGCTTCCGGTAAACGCATTAAGTCCAAGGATTTGGGCCTCATGCAGTCCACTTACGGTTATGTCTACGTTGCCCAAATCGCTATGGGCGCGAACCAGAACCAGACGATCAAAGCACTGCGCGAAGCGGAAGCCTACGACGGACCGTCCCTCATCATCGCCTATGCACCGTGCATCAACCACGGCATCCGCATCGGCATGGGCAAGAGCCAAGAACGCGAGAAGCAGGCTGTCGAAGCCGGTTACTGGCATCTGTGGCGCTACAATCCGCTTCTGGCCCAAGAAGGCAAGAACCCGTTCCAGCTGGATTCCAAAGAGCCCACAGCCGACTTCCAAGAGTTCCTGATGGGTGAGGTTCGTTACTCCTCCCTCAAACGCAACTTCCCGAAGGCGGCCAACGAACTCTACGTCGCTGCCGAACAGGCTGCGAAGGAACGCTACGAGAATTACAAGCGCTTAGCGGCGATTGAGTACTAA
- the hprK gene encoding HPr(Ser) kinase/phosphatase, translating into MEGENRTVKLSELVEKTGLEVVSRSTDYEDIIIKGADVNRPGLQLAGFMENFPWGRLQIIGRVEYIYYMQLSPQLRYERFRGLFSYPIPALIYSYDQAITDDILDLANYYNKTVLRTPLQTTKLVAEMNQELEKLLAPRTTVHAGLMDVFGTGVLIQGKSAVGKSETGLDLLIRGHRLVADDVVELTRVDNSLIGQAPENIRHYMEIRGLGILDIRRLYGIGSVKEETEIEMVIKLEDWQDDKEYDRLGITDEYTEILGVRLPAITVPVKPGRNLGMIIEVAVRNNRLKQMGYNAALELNNRLIEESNRQAREEGVQ; encoded by the coding sequence ATGGAAGGCGAAAATCGAACCGTAAAATTGTCCGAACTGGTGGAAAAAACCGGGTTGGAAGTGGTGTCGCGCTCGACAGATTATGAAGACATCATCATCAAGGGTGCGGACGTCAACCGTCCTGGCCTGCAATTGGCCGGCTTCATGGAGAATTTTCCTTGGGGGCGTTTGCAGATCATCGGGCGCGTGGAATACATTTATTACATGCAACTTTCTCCACAACTGCGCTATGAACGCTTTCGCGGACTTTTTTCCTATCCGATTCCGGCGCTCATTTATTCGTATGACCAGGCCATCACGGATGATATTTTAGATTTGGCGAACTATTACAACAAAACGGTTTTGCGCACGCCGCTGCAGACTACCAAGTTGGTAGCAGAGATGAACCAGGAGCTGGAAAAATTGCTGGCGCCGCGCACCACGGTGCATGCCGGACTCATGGATGTCTTCGGAACTGGCGTGCTCATTCAGGGCAAGAGTGCAGTGGGAAAATCCGAAACGGGCTTGGACCTCTTGATTCGCGGGCATCGGCTGGTAGCGGATGATGTGGTGGAGCTGACGCGTGTGGACAACAGCTTGATCGGGCAGGCTCCGGAAAATATTCGTCATTATATGGAAATTCGCGGGCTCGGCATTCTGGACATTCGTCGACTTTATGGCATTGGATCGGTCAAAGAGGAAACAGAAATTGAAATGGTTATTAAGCTGGAAGATTGGCAGGATGACAAAGAATACGATCGTCTCGGCATCACGGATGAGTACACTGAGATTTTAGGCGTCCGCCTTCCGGCCATTACCGTGCCGGTGAAGCCGGGACGCAATCTCGGCATGATCATCGAAGTGGCGGTGCGCAATAACCGTCTCAAACAAATGGGGTATAACGCCGCATTGGAGTTAAACAATCGCCTGATTGAAGAGTCGAATCGCCAGGCACGGGAAGAGGGCGTGCAATAG